In [Clostridium] cellulosi, one genomic interval encodes:
- a CDS encoding glycosyltransferase (High confidence in function and specificity), with protein MNPESTSKHIFIIGSKGIPAQYGGFETFTEKLTALRKDERICYHVACMSDRNEDFVYNNAQCFRIKVPNIGPAKAVYYDIKAIDYCCKYIEKNQIKGAVVYVLACRIGPFIGRYKRRLAKSSCRLYVNPDGHEWKRAKWNALIKRYWKFSERLMVKHADLLICDSKNIEKYIKQTYARFNPNTMYLSYGSETKKSALPENDPKLQNWYEKFGISKGQYYLIVGRFVPENNYETMIREYMKSKTEKDLVIITGFEGNKYYGKLKDLTNFDSDPRIKFVGTVYDQELLKKIRENAYGYLHGHEVGGTNPSLLEALGSTDLNLLLDVGFNREVGEDGALYWTKEEGCLARLIEKADGLSRDERDRLGTLARKRINDCYSWDKIVGGYEDLFISGDKTSD; from the coding sequence ATGAATCCAGAATCAACATCAAAACATATATTTATAATTGGAAGCAAAGGCATACCGGCACAATACGGAGGTTTTGAGACTTTCACAGAAAAGCTGACAGCATTAAGAAAAGACGAAAGAATATGCTATCATGTAGCATGTATGTCAGACCGTAACGAAGATTTCGTCTACAACAATGCGCAATGTTTTAGGATAAAAGTACCGAATATCGGTCCTGCCAAAGCGGTATATTACGATATTAAGGCAATTGACTATTGCTGTAAGTATATAGAGAAAAATCAGATTAAAGGCGCAGTGGTATATGTTCTGGCCTGCCGCATTGGGCCTTTTATAGGCAGGTATAAGCGGAGGCTGGCGAAGAGTTCATGTCGGTTGTATGTCAACCCGGACGGTCACGAGTGGAAAAGGGCAAAATGGAATGCGTTGATAAAGCGCTATTGGAAGTTCTCCGAAAGATTAATGGTAAAGCATGCGGATTTGCTTATATGTGACAGTAAAAATATAGAAAAATATATAAAACAGACGTACGCAAGGTTTAATCCAAATACGATGTATTTATCGTATGGCTCAGAAACGAAAAAATCAGCACTTCCGGAGAATGACCCCAAGCTGCAGAATTGGTATGAAAAATTCGGCATTTCAAAGGGGCAGTATTATCTGATTGTGGGCAGGTTCGTTCCTGAAAACAATTATGAGACCATGATACGCGAATACATGAAGTCAAAAACCGAAAAAGACCTTGTAATTATTACGGGCTTTGAAGGCAACAAGTATTATGGTAAGCTGAAAGATTTGACTAATTTTGATAGTGACCCGAGAATCAAATTCGTCGGCACAGTATATGATCAGGAACTGCTCAAGAAGATAAGGGAAAATGCCTACGGTTACCTGCATGGTCATGAAGTCGGCGGCACGAACCCCAGCCTTTTGGAGGCTCTCGGCAGCACAGACCTGAATTTGCTGCTGGATGTCGGGTTTAACAGGGAAGTTGGGGAAGACGGCGCGCTGTATTGGACCAAGGAGGAAGGCTGTCTTGCCAGACTGATTGAGAAAGCGGACGGGCTGTCCCGCGATGAGAGGGACAGATTAGGCACCCTTGCCCGCAAAAGAATCAATGACTGCTATAGCTGGGACAAGATCGTTGGGGGATATGAGGATCTATTTATTTCCGGAGACAAAACTTCTGATTAA
- a CDS encoding hypothetical protein (Family membership) — MFVVSRDYKQINNSHRLIGLFYLLPFALYTVCAFLQTTMFKTMIPAQTFRFLRLLSLAAILLKIFFFNKHTLKQWMLLFLLGLAGVFVWKCSSYPDVLDIIILIVGARNVSFKKIVKVYFVTSLTLLVITIISAKLGFIPNLVYYIGKRRESFGIIYPTNFAAHIFFLILSYIYIRPKRKSLAINILEYAVYAALAVFVYIFCYARTNAILIALTILVSIILYFKRRKRINRVLQIILTYSVSAFAILMIGLTAAYNKSCQFLVKLDTILDNRLNQGKAGLEKYGVSVFGKHIQLNGFGDLKGFNRQYDYYFYLDSSYVRIMLLYGVITIMIICLAYTLFCKKRIQHGDILLPCIIALIALESVMEQHLLEFAYNPFIIVFMAKYGGKTKSLGFTIFEELRIIIKRMFRRPKLPKKRDSINAVVKV; from the coding sequence ATGTTTGTTGTTTCACGTGATTACAAGCAAATAAATAATAGCCATAGATTGATTGGCTTATTCTATCTACTGCCTTTTGCATTATATACGGTATGCGCTTTTTTGCAAACTACGATGTTTAAAACGATGATACCGGCTCAGACTTTCCGTTTTTTAAGGCTTCTTTCATTAGCTGCAATACTTCTAAAAATATTTTTCTTTAATAAGCATACCTTAAAACAATGGATGCTATTATTTTTGCTTGGTTTGGCAGGAGTCTTCGTTTGGAAATGTTCAAGTTATCCAGATGTTCTTGACATCATTATTCTAATAGTGGGAGCACGGAATGTTTCTTTCAAGAAAATTGTAAAAGTATATTTTGTAACATCACTTACTTTGCTAGTTATCACGATTATATCAGCAAAGTTGGGGTTTATACCCAACTTAGTATACTATATTGGAAAGAGAAGAGAATCTTTTGGTATCATCTATCCGACAAACTTTGCGGCCCATATATTTTTCTTGATTCTCTCATATATTTATATTCGTCCCAAAAGAAAAAGTTTGGCCATCAATATTCTTGAATATGCAGTCTATGCTGCTTTGGCAGTGTTTGTTTATATTTTCTGTTATGCTCGCACAAATGCTATATTAATAGCTTTAACAATTTTAGTAAGTATAATCTTATATTTTAAACGCCGCAAGCGTATAAATCGAGTTTTGCAGATTATCCTTACATATTCTGTTTCTGCATTTGCCATTTTGATGATAGGATTGACAGCAGCTTATAATAAATCATGTCAGTTCTTGGTTAAGCTTGATACAATTCTTGACAATAGACTAAACCAGGGAAAAGCGGGGCTTGAAAAATACGGTGTTTCGGTGTTTGGAAAACATATACAGCTAAATGGTTTTGGTGATTTGAAAGGCTTCAATAGACAATATGATTACTATTTTTACCTTGATTCGTCTTATGTAAGGATTATGTTGCTTTATGGCGTTATTACAATTATGATTATTTGTTTAGCATATACACTTTTCTGCAAAAAGAGAATACAGCATGGGGATATTTTGCTTCCGTGCATAATAGCCCTAATTGCTTTGGAAAGTGTAATGGAACAACATCTATTAGAGTTCGCATATAATCCATTTATCATAGTTTTTATGGCAAAATATGGAGGAAAAACTAAAAGCTTAGGTTTTACCATATTTGAGGAACTACGAATAATTATTAAAAGGATGTTTAGAAGACCTAAACTGCCAAAGAAAAGGGATTCTATTAATGCCGTTGTCAAAGTATAA
- the wcwK gene encoding Capsular polysaccharide phosphotransferase WcwK (High confidence in function and specificity), protein MYSIDFVIPWVDGSDPAWIETRNRYLENKEDGSPVRFRDWDNLQYWFRGVEKFAPWVNKIYFITWGHLPKWLNTNNPKLKVVKHEDYIPKEWLPTFSANPIELNLHRIEGLSEYFVYFNDDMFIINEMKETDFFKNGLPCDTGVWNVHHSCRDKTSTITDNDMAVINDYFSKKEAIKRHFGKYFNFRYGRDNIRSGVLLAWPYWTGFLDCHFPNSFLKSTLEEVWSKEPKLLSETSSHKFRNNMDVNQWLFRYWQLASGRFMPRSKKIAKYFPITEDNTAIVDAITKQKYKMICINDVAELNDFEYQKDIIKQAFDRILPEKSSFEK, encoded by the coding sequence ATGTACAGTATAGACTTTGTTATTCCATGGGTTGACGGAAGTGACCCTGCGTGGATTGAAACCAGAAATAGATACCTCGAAAACAAAGAGGATGGCAGTCCGGTTAGGTTTCGAGACTGGGACAACCTGCAGTATTGGTTCAGAGGTGTTGAAAAATTCGCTCCATGGGTAAATAAGATTTACTTTATTACCTGGGGGCATCTTCCGAAATGGCTGAACACAAACAACCCCAAGTTAAAAGTTGTTAAACACGAAGACTATATCCCTAAAGAGTGGCTGCCAACTTTCAGCGCAAATCCAATTGAGCTGAATCTTCACAGGATAGAAGGCTTGTCCGAGTATTTTGTATACTTTAATGATGATATGTTTATCATCAATGAGATGAAAGAGACAGATTTCTTTAAAAATGGACTGCCTTGTGATACGGGCGTATGGAATGTGCATCATAGCTGCCGGGATAAAACCAGCACGATAACGGATAATGATATGGCAGTCATCAATGATTATTTCTCTAAAAAAGAAGCGATTAAACGCCACTTTGGAAAGTATTTTAATTTTAGATATGGAAGAGACAACATCCGCAGCGGAGTCCTTTTAGCGTGGCCTTACTGGACTGGTTTCCTTGACTGCCATTTTCCAAATTCCTTTCTGAAATCTACTTTAGAAGAGGTATGGTCTAAGGAGCCTAAACTTCTGAGCGAGACTTCTTCACATAAATTCCGCAATAATATGGACGTAAACCAGTGGTTGTTCAGATACTGGCAACTGGCTTCCGGCAGGTTTATGCCGCGGTCAAAAAAGATTGCAAAATATTTCCCGATTACCGAGGATAATACCGCGATAGTTGATGCTATAACAAAGCAAAAATATAAAATGATATGTATAAATGACGTTGCGGAACTGAACGATTTTGAATATCAAAAAGATATTATCAAACAGGCTTTTGATAGGATACTGCCTGAAAAATCGTCTTTTGAAAAGTAA
- a CDS encoding capsular polysaccharide biosynthsis protein (High confidence in function and specificity) — protein sequence MDVIDQYTSQDTYISKTDVVAGNIYEKVNKRYIYRAVKRFFDVVLSVLALVVLSPLFLITAIAIKLDSEGEVFYSQLRVGKDGKLFKMYKFRSMCVDADKQLDKLKDLNEKDGPVFKIANDPRVTRVGRIIRKRSIDELPQLINIIKGDMSIVGPRPPLPNEVAQYTPYQMQRLSVKPGLTCYWQISGRSDISFDEWVELDCKYIRESSVWTDIKIILKTIPAVLTGRGAY from the coding sequence ATGGACGTTATCGATCAATACACAAGTCAAGATACATATATTTCAAAAACCGACGTTGTCGCAGGGAATATTTATGAAAAAGTTAATAAACGTTACATATACAGGGCCGTAAAAAGATTTTTTGATGTTGTTCTTTCGGTTTTGGCTCTGGTTGTACTTTCTCCGCTCTTTTTGATAACTGCAATAGCCATAAAGCTGGACTCAGAGGGTGAAGTTTTTTATTCTCAACTGAGAGTTGGAAAAGACGGAAAACTATTTAAGATGTATAAATTCCGGAGCATGTGTGTTGATGCAGACAAGCAATTGGACAAGCTTAAGGATCTCAACGAAAAAGACGGTCCTGTTTTCAAGATTGCCAATGACCCGAGAGTGACCAGAGTAGGGCGTATTATAAGGAAAAGAAGCATCGACGAGCTTCCTCAGCTTATTAATATAATAAAAGGCGATATGTCAATAGTGGGGCCTCGCCCGCCGCTGCCTAACGAGGTGGCGCAGTATACGCCGTATCAAATGCAACGGTTGAGCGTTAAACCTGGCTTGACCTGTTATTGGCAGATCAGCGGCCGGAGCGATATATCCTTTGATGAATGGGTCGAACTCGACTGCAAATATATTAGGGAAAGCAGCGTGTGGACTGATATTAAAATCATTTTAAAAACTATTCCAGCAGTGTTAACTGGACGGGGCGCTTATTAA
- a CDS encoding hypothetical protein (Family membership) — protein MTNYCVDLMEQQVAQGDNVSLLYPANFSLGKTRIVKHKHSKYKIFAIINPLPLALVFGINEPRRYIAKCNSDCYEKFLTSNHFDIIHVHCFMGIHKEFFEAAKNLGIPMVFTTHDYYPFCIKCNLLKKDNSICSSPDGYECRICNAGQGLSAIEEKLMQSHLYIRLKYSRLFEIIRKRCRSKIENVKDAEPTSTVEDYESLIDYNMSIIKLMDLIHCNSEVAYNVYSKFLPEANYKILPIAHNHVPSIRKDHHKKELQTLRIGYMGGLAPYKGINTLLEALKILDANNKKNWELYLYGADYSGIENDIRIHNCGKYEYGDLEGIYESLDLTIVPSVWYETYGFIVPESLASGVPAISSDTVGSQMLLDGCGVKLVFKSGSAESLAQTLEPLFDVSIYNSVIDWVLNNDFDISIDNHTAKIKSMYETVL, from the coding sequence ATGACGAATTACTGCGTCGATTTAATGGAACAACAGGTTGCTCAAGGAGACAATGTCTCCCTTTTATATCCAGCTAATTTCAGTTTAGGCAAAACAAGAATTGTAAAACATAAACACTCAAAATATAAAATTTTTGCAATTATCAACCCGTTGCCATTGGCGCTTGTATTTGGAATAAATGAACCGCGCAGGTATATAGCCAAGTGTAATTCAGACTGCTATGAAAAGTTTTTGACATCAAACCATTTTGACATAATACATGTTCACTGTTTTATGGGCATTCATAAAGAATTTTTTGAAGCTGCTAAAAATCTGGGCATACCTATGGTATTCACCACTCATGATTATTATCCTTTTTGCATAAAATGCAATTTGCTAAAAAAGGACAACAGTATATGCAGCAGCCCAGACGGATATGAATGCCGTATCTGCAACGCAGGTCAGGGACTTTCGGCGATAGAAGAGAAATTAATGCAGTCTCATCTTTATATTAGATTAAAATACAGCAGGTTATTTGAAATTATTCGGAAGCGCTGTCGGTCAAAGATTGAAAATGTAAAAGATGCTGAGCCTACATCTACTGTTGAAGATTATGAGAGCCTTATTGATTATAATATGAGCATTATAAAGCTTATGGATCTTATTCATTGCAACAGTGAAGTTGCTTATAATGTTTATTCAAAATTCCTTCCTGAAGCAAATTATAAAATACTGCCTATAGCTCACAATCATGTACCCAGTATCCGCAAAGATCATCACAAGAAAGAATTGCAGACGCTGCGTATTGGTTATATGGGCGGATTAGCACCGTATAAAGGCATAAATACACTCCTTGAGGCTCTCAAGATACTTGACGCCAACAACAAAAAAAACTGGGAGTTATACCTTTACGGGGCGGATTACAGCGGGATTGAAAACGATATAAGAATTCATAACTGCGGCAAGTATGAGTATGGTGATTTAGAAGGTATATATGAAAGTCTTGATTTGACAATAGTCCCAAGTGTATGGTATGAAACATACGGATTTATAGTGCCGGAGTCTCTGGCCAGCGGGGTTCCCGCAATTTCTTCGGATACCGTCGGTTCTCAAATGCTGCTGGACGGCTGCGGAGTAAAGTTAGTCTTTAAGTCCGGTTCCGCTGAATCGCTTGCTCAAACATTAGAACCGTTATTTGATGTAAGCATATATAACAGTGTAATCGACTGGGTTTTAAACAATGACTTTGACATCTCAATCGATAATCATACTGCAAAGATCAAATCCATGTATGAGACAGTGCTATAA
- a CDS encoding NADPH-dependent FMN reductase (High confidence in function and specificity): MKVLAINGSPNEKGCTYTGLCEIKKELEKEGIDCEIMQIGKKPIRGCTACGGCRRMGKCVFSDDIVNEIIEKLKAADALIVGTPVYYAGISGQVKSVMDRVFYAGKGFENKLAAAVVSCRRGGASAAFDQMNHYFTISSMHVVSSQYWNQIHGNTPDEVKQDLEGMQTLRTLAKNMAWLLKCIEAGKKAGIPKPKYEEHVWTNFIR, translated from the coding sequence ATGAAGGTTTTGGCTATTAACGGGAGCCCTAACGAAAAAGGTTGTACTTATACCGGCCTTTGTGAAATAAAAAAGGAACTCGAAAAGGAAGGCATTGATTGCGAGATTATGCAAATCGGCAAAAAACCGATTCGCGGGTGCACAGCGTGCGGTGGCTGCCGGAGGATGGGCAAATGTGTGTTTTCAGATGATATCGTAAATGAAATTATTGAAAAGTTGAAAGCCGCAGATGCTTTAATTGTCGGTACACCTGTATATTACGCCGGAATATCGGGTCAAGTCAAGTCGGTTATGGATAGGGTTTTCTATGCCGGAAAGGGATTCGAAAACAAGCTCGCCGCCGCGGTCGTCAGCTGCCGCAGGGGCGGTGCAAGCGCGGCTTTTGACCAGATGAACCATTATTTTACGATAAGCAGCATGCATGTCGTGTCATCACAATATTGGAACCAGATCCACGGCAATACGCCCGATGAGGTAAAACAGGACCTTGAGGGGATGCAGACTTTGAGAACATTGGCAAAAAACATGGCGTGGCTGCTCAAATGTATTGAAGCCGGGAAAAAAGCCGGTATACCAAAACCAAAATATGAAGAGCATGTATGGACAAACTTTATTCGGTAA
- a CDS encoding hypothetical protein (High confidence in function and specificity) codes for MPKIRSVKFNFVMNCILTLSNIIFPLITFPYVSRILLPEGTGRVAFATSVVTYFSMFAQLGIPTYGIRACAKVREDKEKLTRTVHEIFFINIIMCVFAYIAFFAALLFIPRLQSDKVLFIVVSSTILFNALGMEWAYKALEQYSYITVRSVVFKLIALVAMFLLVKQQKDYIIYGGITIFAGVGSNILNFINIRKIISFRYVGHYDLKQHFKPILIFFAMSVAATIYTNLDNIMLGAIKGNIDVGYYNAAVKIKSILVSFVTSLGAVLLPRVSFYFDNGMKKEFRQITKKAIEFVVLLACPVTIYFIIYAKESILFLSGKAFVGAVIPMQLIMPTVLLIGLTNLMGIQMLVPMGFEKIVLYSEIAGATIDLIINFILIPPLASSGASIAALAAETTVFIVQFFALRKMVLPLFRKLEHSKIIMSLILSSALSLPIKMVPTGNFLKLVISALIFFGVYMIILNVLKEPLVIDLEKQVLAKYLNKLRPNVKEN; via the coding sequence GTGCCTAAAATCAGATCAGTAAAATTTAATTTTGTAATGAATTGCATTCTGACACTGTCAAATATAATTTTTCCGCTTATCACATTCCCCTATGTATCAAGGATATTACTGCCTGAGGGCACAGGCAGAGTGGCGTTTGCTACATCAGTTGTCACGTACTTTTCAATGTTCGCTCAGCTTGGAATTCCAACCTACGGCATAAGAGCATGTGCAAAAGTAAGGGAAGATAAAGAAAAACTGACAAGAACAGTGCATGAAATATTTTTTATTAACATTATCATGTGCGTCTTTGCATATATAGCCTTTTTTGCTGCATTGTTGTTTATCCCAAGGCTTCAAAGCGATAAAGTATTGTTTATTGTTGTCAGCTCAACTATACTGTTTAATGCGCTTGGCATGGAATGGGCATATAAAGCGCTTGAACAATATTCATATATAACCGTAAGGTCGGTAGTATTCAAACTCATTGCGCTGGTAGCCATGTTTCTACTGGTTAAGCAGCAAAAGGATTATATCATCTACGGCGGAATCACGATATTTGCCGGTGTCGGTTCGAATATATTAAATTTTATAAATATAAGGAAAATAATAAGCTTTCGCTATGTCGGGCATTATGATTTAAAACAGCATTTCAAACCAATACTAATCTTTTTTGCGATGTCGGTAGCCGCAACTATATATACTAATCTTGATAATATAATGCTTGGCGCGATAAAAGGCAACATAGATGTCGGTTATTACAACGCCGCTGTTAAAATAAAGTCAATTTTAGTCAGCTTCGTTACATCATTAGGTGCGGTTCTGCTCCCGAGGGTGTCATTCTATTTCGACAATGGAATGAAAAAGGAATTTAGGCAGATAACTAAAAAGGCGATTGAGTTTGTTGTCTTGCTTGCTTGTCCGGTTACGATTTATTTTATAATCTATGCAAAAGAAAGTATTCTGTTTTTATCTGGAAAAGCTTTTGTGGGCGCCGTTATCCCGATGCAGCTTATAATGCCGACGGTTCTGCTTATTGGGCTTACAAATCTTATGGGCATTCAAATGCTCGTACCAATGGGATTTGAAAAAATAGTACTATACTCTGAGATTGCCGGCGCGACAATAGACTTAATAATAAACTTCATTTTAATACCGCCCCTTGCTTCATCCGGAGCTTCAATCGCTGCGCTCGCTGCAGAAACAACGGTATTCATTGTCCAATTTTTTGCCTTGAGAAAAATGGTCTTGCCTTTGTTTAGAAAATTAGAGCATTCGAAAATAATAATGTCATTGATTTTATCATCTGCTCTGTCACTGCCCATTAAAATGGTTCCGACAGGCAATTTCTTAAAGCTGGTAATATCGGCTTTAATCTTTTTTGGAGTCTATATGATTATTTTGAATGTTCTGAAAGAACCGCTCGTCATAGATCTTGAGAAACAGGTTTTGGCTAAATATCTTAATAAACTGCGCCCTAATGTTAAAGAGAATTAA
- a CDS encoding hypothetical protein (Family membership), with the protein MSDSVTIDDLCELFRQVINQYIELDKKPYSYGIGQKLYLSEVHTIDAIGKHDKINITKLAMYQNVTKGAVSQMVRKLVKKNLVIKSVSPETENEVVLSLTEDGKKVYRGHERFHKYLNKKIEHLLAQQPPGTCELLASLGMELKKVWKTLEMEKSE; encoded by the coding sequence ATGAGCGATAGTGTTACCATTGATGACTTATGTGAGCTATTCCGGCAGGTCATCAATCAATACATCGAACTTGACAAGAAACCATACTCTTACGGAATCGGCCAAAAATTATATCTCAGTGAAGTACATACGATTGATGCGATTGGAAAACACGACAAAATCAATATTACCAAATTAGCTATGTATCAGAATGTGACCAAAGGCGCTGTTTCTCAAATGGTACGTAAGCTGGTCAAAAAAAATTTGGTTATAAAAAGTGTCTCACCTGAGACGGAAAATGAAGTTGTTTTAAGCCTGACCGAAGACGGCAAAAAAGTATATCGTGGTCATGAAAGATTTCATAAATACCTTAATAAAAAAATTGAGCATTTGTTGGCACAGCAGCCGCCGGGAACATGTGAACTCTTGGCATCATTGGGAATGGAATTGAAAAAAGTATGGAAAACATTAGAGATGGAAAAAAGCGAATGA
- a CDS encoding hypothetical protein (High confidence in function and specificity) — MNYYTSEFCKTSELSSSTVNKFNAGSKARNDIEKILDQIGAKRIPILIKMRDPAVPDSYISKVSRIFSNTKSWLKSLDILSKGDTVFIQYPWTDSFILYSKVLNKISKKKAKSVAVVHDLNILRNLNNSGIKLKIKQKYQEELTLKLFDYIIVHNEKMKQVLINRGFDSKKLIVLEIFDYLTDESFTGSKVCKELPIVIAGNLSPEKSSYIYQLHNIKDVNFNLYGANYTCADKYYSNISYKGKFRPEQLPNVMEGSFGLVWDGDTVKTCGGDFGNYLRFNNPHKTSLYIASGFPVIVWNESAMASFVKKNNIGIAVSSLYELHDKITGISNEQYDKMCENVRFLSLKLRDGFYFKKAIDSIR; from the coding sequence ATGAATTATTACACAAGTGAATTTTGCAAGACATCTGAATTAAGCTCATCAACTGTAAATAAATTTAATGCTGGTTCAAAGGCCCGAAATGACATAGAGAAAATTTTAGATCAAATCGGAGCAAAGCGGATACCAATTCTAATAAAAATGAGGGATCCAGCTGTCCCCGATAGTTATATATCTAAGGTTTCGAGAATATTTAGCAACACTAAGAGTTGGTTGAAATCACTTGACATTCTGTCGAAAGGAGACACTGTTTTTATACAGTATCCATGGACGGATTCATTTATTCTTTATTCTAAAGTTTTAAATAAGATTTCAAAGAAAAAAGCAAAATCGGTAGCGGTAGTCCATGACCTGAACATTTTGAGGAACTTAAATAACAGTGGCATAAAACTTAAAATAAAGCAAAAGTATCAAGAAGAACTTACATTAAAGCTATTTGATTACATTATTGTTCATAATGAAAAAATGAAACAAGTATTAATAAACAGAGGATTTGACAGCAAAAAACTAATTGTGCTTGAAATCTTTGATTACTTGACAGATGAATCATTTACAGGCTCAAAGGTTTGCAAAGAGTTGCCTATAGTAATTGCAGGTAATTTGTCTCCTGAAAAATCTTCATACATTTATCAGCTTCATAATATAAAAGATGTAAATTTCAATTTATATGGTGCTAATTATACTTGTGCAGATAAGTATTATTCTAATATTTCTTATAAGGGGAAATTTAGGCCTGAGCAGCTTCCCAATGTTATGGAAGGCAGTTTCGGACTTGTCTGGGATGGGGATACAGTAAAAACCTGTGGTGGAGATTTTGGGAACTATTTGAGATTCAATAATCCCCATAAAACATCTCTGTATATTGCTTCTGGGTTTCCGGTTATTGTATGGAATGAATCAGCAATGGCGAGTTTTGTCAAAAAGAATAACATAGGTATAGCTGTTTCTTCTCTTTACGAATTACATGACAAGATAACCGGTATTTCGAATGAACAATATGATAAAATGTGTGAAAATGTACGATTCCTGTCTTTAAAGCTGCGTGATGGCTTCTATTTTAAAAAGGCTATAGACAGTATCAGGTAG
- a CDS encoding oxidoreductase, aldo/keto reductase family protein (High confidence in function and specificity), translated as MNREDLLKIPKLGFGLMRLPKKNGEIDINRVNTMVDAYMKNGFTYFDTAYVYQGSEVALRKSLVERYPRDSFFVADKMPGWVLNSKEDLLKVFDEQRKRTGLDYFDFYLLHSIEKSNLDKYNKYDCWEWGLKMKEKGLIRNFGFSFHDTPELLDQLLTEHPEVDFVQLQINYIDWDSNTVHSGKCYEVARRHNKPIIIMEPVKGGNLASLRPEIEKKMKAVTPDKSIASWAMRFCATLDGVMVVLSGMSTEEQMNDNINTIKNLVPFSDAEKACLKEVIDDILNTPTVGCTGCRYCVDGCPNQIKIPDIIKTYNSYLTYGDHEQYHSAYKEAAGDGHRAGDCIACGQCESICPQHLEITDILKKASKVFD; from the coding sequence ATGAACAGAGAAGATTTACTAAAGATTCCAAAGCTGGGATTTGGGTTAATGCGTCTTCCCAAAAAAAATGGTGAAATTGATATCAATAGGGTAAACACTATGGTTGACGCCTATATGAAAAACGGATTTACCTACTTTGACACCGCTTATGTTTATCAGGGCTCAGAAGTCGCTCTCAGAAAGTCACTTGTCGAGCGGTATCCGAGGGACAGTTTTTTTGTCGCCGACAAGATGCCTGGATGGGTGCTGAACTCAAAAGAAGACCTGCTAAAGGTATTTGACGAACAGCGTAAACGCACCGGGCTTGATTATTTCGATTTTTATCTGCTTCACAGCATTGAAAAGAGCAATTTGGACAAGTATAACAAGTACGACTGCTGGGAATGGGGACTGAAGATGAAAGAAAAAGGGCTCATACGCAACTTCGGTTTTTCATTCCACGACACGCCTGAATTGCTCGACCAGCTTCTGACAGAACACCCGGAAGTCGATTTCGTACAGCTTCAGATTAACTATATTGACTGGGACAGTAATACTGTTCATTCAGGGAAATGCTATGAAGTCGCAAGACGTCATAATAAGCCCATAATCATAATGGAGCCAGTAAAAGGCGGAAATCTCGCCTCATTGCGCCCAGAAATCGAGAAAAAAATGAAGGCTGTAACCCCGGATAAATCAATTGCTTCGTGGGCTATGCGCTTCTGCGCAACACTCGACGGAGTAATGGTTGTGTTGAGCGGCATGTCAACCGAAGAACAGATGAACGACAATATCAACACTATAAAAAACCTTGTTCCTTTCTCTGACGCGGAAAAAGCCTGCCTTAAAGAAGTAATTGATGATATTCTCAATACTCCTACTGTCGGCTGCACTGGATGTCGCTACTGTGTTGACGGCTGCCCAAATCAAATTAAAATACCCGATATCATAAAGACATATAACTCATATCTTACTTATGGAGACCATGAGCAATATCACTCTGCCTACAAAGAAGCTGCCGGAGACGGACACCGGGCAGGAGACTGCATTGCGTGCGGCCAATGCGAGAGTATCTGTCCACAGCATCTCGAGATCACTGATATTCTAAAGAAAGCGTCAAAGGTATTTGACTGA